A stretch of Paenibacillus sp. URB8-2 DNA encodes these proteins:
- a CDS encoding SDR family NAD(P)-dependent oxidoreductase, with product MGTQGKYTVITGASAGIGYATAKAFANRKKNIILVARREHNLNELKREILQEVPELDIVIKAVDVSVSQNVHQLYRELNSYEIETWINNAGFGNYESVSGQDLDKIETMLRLNVEALTIFSSLYVRDYKDVDGAQLINISSAGGYTIVPTAVTYCATKFYVSAFTEGLAHELKAANAKLQAKVLAPAATKTEFGQVANNTSEYDYDNVFSKYHTSDEMANFLLQLYDSNMTVGRVDREDFKFKLSEPLFDYAGNSKNNQKVQLKD from the coding sequence GCAAGCGCTGGAATTGGTTACGCGACAGCTAAGGCTTTCGCAAATCGTAAGAAAAATATCATACTTGTTGCTCGCCGTGAACACAATCTGAACGAGCTGAAAAGAGAAATTTTGCAGGAAGTTCCTGAGCTGGATATTGTGATAAAAGCAGTCGATGTATCCGTCAGTCAAAACGTCCATCAACTCTATCGAGAGTTAAATTCGTACGAAATCGAAACATGGATTAATAATGCAGGTTTCGGTAACTATGAGAGTGTGTCCGGTCAAGACTTGGACAAGATTGAAACCATGCTGCGCCTAAACGTGGAAGCCCTAACTATCTTTTCGTCCTTGTATGTACGTGATTATAAAGATGTGGATGGTGCACAATTAATCAATATATCTTCAGCTGGCGGATACACAATCGTGCCAACGGCCGTTACCTACTGTGCTACTAAGTTTTATGTCAGTGCATTTACCGAGGGATTGGCCCATGAACTGAAAGCCGCCAATGCAAAATTACAAGCTAAAGTATTGGCACCAGCGGCTACCAAAACCGAATTTGGACAAGTGGCCAACAATACGAGCGAGTATGACTATGACAATGTGTTTAGTAAATACCATACAAGCGATGAAATGGCCAATTTCCTTTTGCAGCTTTATGATAGCAACATGACTGTTGGTAGAGTTGACAGAGAAGACTTTAAATTCAAACTTAGCGAACCACTTTTTGATTATGCAGGAAATTCCAAGAATAACCAAAAAGTCCAACTGAAAGATTAA
- a CDS encoding MFS transporter yields the protein MAFLSPSFGLLIASRIVLAISTGMYTVVSLNVGASLVPPEKRGSAIGIILMGGSGAMVLGIPFGVLIGEYFGWRYVFAMIAVFSLITALAIYKFIPSSKGEQPVPLSNQLSILKKRKPVIGLLISLLWITGYSAVYTYISPFLQENTGLSVSSVSFMLTVFGISGVFGSYIGGYATDKWGVPKTLFLSLILHVFALFALTWAAGNFVGAAIMMLSLLTAIYAFRPERSRDLFLEKHTR from the coding sequence GTGGCATTTCTAAGCCCGAGCTTCGGGTTGCTGATAGCCTCTCGTATTGTACTCGCGATCAGCACCGGCATGTATACCGTTGTTTCGCTGAACGTGGGAGCCAGCCTTGTTCCACCGGAGAAACGCGGAAGCGCCATCGGAATCATATTAATGGGTGGAAGCGGGGCTATGGTGCTGGGAATTCCATTTGGCGTGCTCATCGGCGAATATTTCGGATGGCGTTATGTGTTTGCCATGATTGCAGTCTTCAGTTTGATTACGGCACTGGCTATTTATAAATTCATCCCTTCGTCGAAAGGGGAACAGCCGGTTCCTCTCTCAAATCAGCTGTCGATCTTGAAAAAAAGAAAGCCTGTCATCGGACTGCTCATTTCGTTGTTATGGATCACCGGTTACTCGGCGGTTTATACGTACATTTCACCGTTTCTGCAAGAAAATACAGGGCTATCCGTCAGCAGCGTCAGTTTCATGCTGACCGTATTTGGCATCTCCGGCGTTTTCGGATCTTATATAGGCGGGTATGCTACGGATAAATGGGGAGTACCTAAAACCCTATTCCTCTCGCTTATCCTGCATGTATTTGCTCTGTTCGCATTGACCTGGGCTGCCGGTAATTTCGTCGGGGCCGCCATCATGATGCTCAGCCTTTTGACGGCAATATATGCATTTAGACCGGAAAGAAGCCGTGATCTTTTCTTGGAGAAGCATACCCGATGA
- a CDS encoding DoxX family protein: MEPLIVLVVVTLVILVAGIAGVSRFRPWPVALRGGLAAMFILTGSVHFVYLRTEIIRMVPPILPYPDLIVTITGVLELAGAIGLLWRPTVTWAAGGLSLLLITMFPANLYIAINGLATSPEDQLIPRTLMQILFLSVSLAIWLFYRRHRSVRKHGNDFGLSK, encoded by the coding sequence ATGGAACCGCTAATTGTGCTCGTTGTCGTCACGCTTGTCATTCTCGTTGCAGGAATTGCTGGGGTAAGCCGTTTTCGCCCATGGCCCGTTGCGCTTCGAGGCGGTCTTGCAGCGATGTTCATTTTAACCGGCTCCGTTCATTTCGTTTATTTGCGGACAGAGATTATTAGAATGGTTCCTCCTATCTTGCCATATCCCGACCTGATTGTAACGATCACCGGTGTACTGGAATTGGCCGGGGCAATAGGTTTACTATGGCGTCCCACTGTTACATGGGCAGCCGGCGGGCTCTCACTTCTACTGATTACCATGTTCCCTGCCAATCTTTACATTGCTATAAATGGCCTTGCGACAAGTCCGGAGGATCAATTGATTCCCCGCACCCTAATGCAAATCCTCTTCCTTTCCGTAAGCCTTGCAATATGGTTGTTTTACCGCCGTCATCGATCTGTTAGGAAACACGGTAATGATTTCGGACTGTCCAAATGA
- a CDS encoding MarR family winged helix-turn-helix transcriptional regulator — protein MQITLLQSTRLKNHLTIVFRHYTLYSMMNNDELSKEKISNTLLDVFKTFAKLDRKNRDYGVGEPLFHSEIYTLNEIREHSGIHITALAERCGVTKGAISQVLKKLEQKGLITKEKDVRNQSRLILQVTPKGEIAYGHHLDYQNQFKKMVVEVLGDAPVDKVQFIKDFLMKLEKQLGK, from the coding sequence ATGCAGATCACTTTGCTTCAAAGCACCCGACTCAAAAATCATTTGACAATAGTGTTTAGGCACTATACACTTTATTCTATGATGAATAATGATGAACTTTCAAAAGAGAAAATTAGCAACACCCTCTTGGATGTGTTCAAAACCTTCGCTAAACTGGATAGGAAAAATAGAGATTATGGTGTAGGCGAGCCTTTATTTCATTCCGAGATCTATACGCTAAATGAAATAAGAGAGCATAGTGGCATCCATATTACAGCGTTGGCTGAACGTTGTGGAGTTACGAAAGGCGCAATATCCCAAGTACTGAAAAAACTTGAACAGAAAGGGTTAATCACAAAAGAAAAGGATGTCCGCAACCAATCAAGGTTAATTCTTCAAGTAACCCCGAAAGGTGAAATTGCATACGGTCACCATTTGGATTATCAGAACCAATTCAAAAAAATGGTTGTGGAAGTATTAGGAGATGCTCCCGTCGATAAGGTTCAATTTATAAAAGATTTTTTAATGAAGCTAGAGAAACAACTTGGCAAATGA
- a CDS encoding RNA-guided endonuclease TnpB family protein has protein sequence MKVVKTLKHPITSHHRMLDATLLVYQEALSFLITVIQEQFMALESLSTQAVVTAVERLTHRTRHNPNPLYAEFDQRFYKFPSYFRRSAIAEAFGIVKSHHSRFELWQAERQHAGQEGKRFSKKPPTLQAKHQAFPCLYKGNMFKRTSDTTANIKILHQGDWVWLPITFKGQDLFKRNVWSMKECSPTLVRKGKRYALHIAYEGDVKLTQAEISKQRVCAVDLGLTNSAVCSVMDANGTVLARTFINQAKEKDRLRQITGKLKQAQRQSGIGAKPNFWRRMNGLQTHIVHDTAHRIIAFAQKHSADVIVMEYLGKMRLPKGTWGAKRLRAKLQFWAKRRIQTKVTEMAHFLGIRVSMVNPANTSALAFDGSGWVQRNTKRDVAVFATGKAYHADLNASYNIGARYVLRSIHKATSEKMWLSLEAKDPSLAKRTYWTLASLIRVQQALSL, from the coding sequence ATGAAGGTGGTCAAAACACTCAAACATCCGATTACGTCTCACCACCGCATGCTAGATGCGACTCTCCTTGTGTATCAAGAGGCGCTGTCGTTTTTGATTACGGTCATTCAAGAGCAGTTTATGGCCTTGGAATCGTTATCCACCCAAGCGGTGGTGACGGCGGTAGAACGGCTGACTCACCGTACCAGGCACAATCCGAATCCGCTCTACGCCGAGTTTGATCAACGCTTTTATAAGTTTCCTTCGTACTTCCGCAGAAGTGCCATTGCGGAAGCGTTTGGCATTGTGAAAAGTCATCATTCCCGTTTTGAGCTTTGGCAAGCCGAGCGGCAACACGCTGGGCAAGAAGGGAAACGCTTTTCGAAGAAACCGCCGACACTCCAAGCTAAGCATCAGGCGTTCCCTTGCTTGTACAAAGGCAATATGTTCAAACGAACCTCCGATACGACAGCCAACATTAAGATACTTCATCAAGGTGATTGGGTATGGCTCCCCATTACCTTTAAAGGGCAAGACTTATTCAAACGTAACGTGTGGAGCATGAAAGAATGCAGCCCCACATTGGTTCGAAAAGGAAAACGCTATGCCCTTCATATCGCCTATGAAGGGGATGTGAAGTTGACTCAGGCGGAAATTTCCAAGCAGCGGGTATGTGCCGTTGATTTAGGCTTAACGAATTCCGCAGTCTGTTCCGTGATGGACGCTAACGGCACTGTCTTGGCGAGGACATTTATCAACCAAGCCAAAGAAAAAGATCGATTGCGCCAAATCACAGGCAAACTGAAACAAGCCCAGCGACAATCCGGTATAGGGGCAAAACCGAATTTCTGGCGGCGGATGAACGGCTTACAGACGCATATCGTCCACGATACCGCGCATCGAATCATCGCCTTTGCCCAAAAGCACAGCGCAGATGTCATTGTCATGGAGTATTTAGGCAAGATGCGTCTGCCTAAAGGAACGTGGGGAGCCAAGCGACTTCGTGCCAAACTCCAGTTTTGGGCGAAACGGCGCATCCAAACAAAAGTGACCGAAATGGCGCATTTCTTGGGAATACGGGTTTCCATGGTCAATCCTGCGAATACAAGCGCGCTTGCTTTTGATGGCAGTGGATGGGTTCAACGAAACACGAAACGTGATGTTGCTGTATTCGCAACAGGCAAAGCGTATCACGCGGACCTTAATGCCTCGTATAACATCGGCGCACGGTACGTGTTACGTAGCATACACAAAGCCACATCTGAAAAGATGTGGTTGTCCTTGGAGGCCAAAGACCCTTCATTGGCAAAACGAACGTATTGGACGTTGGCTTCCCTCATTCGGGTGCAACAGGCGTTGAGCCTTTAA